The proteins below come from a single Saccharophagus degradans 2-40 genomic window:
- a CDS encoding helix-turn-helix domain-containing protein: protein MLNFYKSTALSFFALVLLTAAWVWLCNSKMELVHELLPADSSTIPWHFHALTDIEKGGSSSIQINDSEQTINYTYVLTDKITYPHATVFIAFDLLNNAAHYVDLRRYSKAAYKLKCNPENILSLHLHTFDPKVTQVSNLSSFRISESFGHCGEQWTEIEVDLHHLNVPAWWLNQFALNNSEQSYQLEQVLAFSIGASKQGPINTPAQVSVHRLTLYGQDTRWFWLALFVTVILWFSAITVMLRAYTKALTKDVRKRMKQSLPLLAFKDISIEPLKENSQLTILLRFIATAYNIPEISLEYTSAKTGIDRNTINRLMRAELGLTFNAYVTKLRMVEAARILQCEGDIQVTELVYKLGFKSVAHFYKLFKDEYGCSPNKFKTIQTEALTR, encoded by the coding sequence ATGCTAAACTTTTATAAAAGTACTGCTTTATCGTTTTTTGCGTTGGTTCTGTTAACTGCAGCATGGGTGTGGCTGTGCAATAGCAAAATGGAATTGGTTCACGAGCTGCTTCCCGCAGATTCGAGTACAATTCCTTGGCACTTTCATGCACTTACTGATATTGAAAAAGGAGGAAGTTCTTCCATTCAAATTAACGATTCCGAACAAACCATTAACTACACATACGTACTCACCGACAAAATAACATACCCCCATGCCACAGTATTTATTGCCTTCGACCTTCTGAATAATGCAGCGCACTACGTTGACCTGCGCCGCTATTCAAAAGCTGCGTATAAATTAAAGTGCAATCCAGAAAACATCTTATCGCTGCACCTCCACACTTTTGATCCAAAGGTTACACAGGTGTCTAATTTATCTAGCTTTCGCATATCTGAGAGTTTTGGCCACTGCGGTGAACAATGGACCGAAATTGAAGTCGATCTACACCATCTCAACGTACCCGCTTGGTGGCTGAACCAATTTGCGCTTAATAATTCAGAACAGAGCTACCAATTGGAGCAGGTGCTGGCATTTTCTATCGGCGCGTCCAAACAAGGTCCAATAAATACACCTGCACAAGTAAGTGTACACAGGCTCACTTTGTACGGGCAGGATACTCGTTGGTTTTGGTTGGCATTGTTTGTAACAGTAATACTTTGGTTCTCGGCCATTACCGTTATGTTAAGAGCCTACACCAAAGCATTAACAAAAGACGTGCGCAAGAGAATGAAGCAGAGCCTGCCCCTGTTAGCATTTAAAGATATATCGATCGAACCGCTAAAAGAAAACTCGCAACTGACTATTTTACTGCGATTTATAGCAACTGCTTACAATATCCCAGAGATTAGCCTAGAGTACACGTCTGCTAAAACTGGTATAGATCGCAATACCATAAATAGGCTTATGCGTGCTGAACTAGGCTTAACATTTAATGCCTACGTAACCAAGCTTCGAATGGTAGAAGCCGCCCGCATCCTCCAGTGCGAAGGAGACATTCAAGTGACAGAATTAGTCTATAAGCTAGGCTTCAAAAGTGTTGCTCACTTTTACAAACTATTCAAGGATGAATATGGTTGCAGCCCCAATAAATTTAAGACCATCCAAACAGAGGCGTTGACAAGATAA
- a CDS encoding class I SAM-dependent methyltransferase, whose translation MRTKLKASILFIASFLTGCSDKPDTPEAEANIYQKAVYYNELRPAADKARDERRKPVEVLAFSGVKPGDKVIDLLGGGGYYTELLSHVVGADGHVYLVNSPLFVNFTKDQIAERLANNRLKNVTRIDGPWNALGMPENADVIFIVLGYHDIYVPRPNNPDFEADPDAFFEQIHASLKPGGKVLVIDHAAANGTGNEHASTLHRIDEAFAKQDFEKRGFVLVKELDVLRNPNDDFTKDIWKKGIMHLTDRFIHLYEKPLNN comes from the coding sequence ATGCGAACTAAATTAAAAGCTTCCATTTTATTTATAGCCAGCTTTCTAACCGGTTGTAGCGACAAACCAGATACCCCAGAAGCTGAAGCGAATATTTATCAGAAGGCCGTATATTACAATGAGCTTCGCCCAGCCGCAGATAAGGCCCGTGACGAGCGGCGCAAGCCCGTTGAGGTTTTAGCGTTCTCTGGCGTAAAGCCTGGGGACAAAGTGATAGATTTACTTGGCGGCGGAGGCTACTACACAGAACTTCTTAGTCATGTAGTGGGTGCAGACGGCCACGTGTACCTGGTTAACAGCCCTCTATTTGTAAACTTTACCAAAGACCAAATAGCAGAACGCCTCGCCAACAACCGACTTAAAAACGTCACCCGCATCGATGGCCCTTGGAACGCTTTAGGCATGCCAGAAAATGCAGATGTAATTTTTATCGTACTGGGCTACCACGATATTTATGTACCCCGCCCCAACAACCCAGACTTTGAAGCAGACCCAGACGCCTTCTTTGAACAAATCCACGCAAGCTTAAAACCAGGTGGAAAAGTGTTAGTTATAGACCATGCTGCGGCAAACGGTACTGGTAACGAGCACGCCTCTACCCTACACCGAATTGACGAAGCCTTTGCCAAACAGGATTTTGAAAAACGTGGCTTTGTACTTGTAAAAGAATTAGACGTACTGCGCAATCCCAACGATGACTTTACCAAAGACATCTGGAAAAAAGGCATCATGCATCTAACAGACCGTTTTATTCACCTTTACGAAAAACCCCTTAACAATTAA
- a CDS encoding tetratricopeptide repeat protein, protein MKQLSRFLTSLPLIITITLGMSGCDTNETNSQSNARHLISAQSYHNQHQYRAALLETRNALKVSPSDDAAELYAQIFLDIGQPKTAAEFIESYGARSFELSALLVRAYLDLGKYISAEKTLKNFNSEELPNNEGKVLLAEALAGQNNYKQANELLSTVLSTDPTHLNALLLTLQIASIQQNPVAAQQAIIELKKHHSESPKALVVLARTATARKDYNEAEQLLMQSLRFVPDSDIMTPARASTLLLLIETLTNQGRYADAAPYSNALANANPNWQETQDRMANAIANLQSGDLEAAEKILMQIQQDNPNQGRSAALLGIINLQKGDSEKASEYFADNIDPETAAPIFTGAAALAQLQQNQIDSALQMLETALEANPDNKRLLVLYGLAATRTQDLYQKGIEALQQAASQGEPDYRMHTTLADGYFNGKEIAKATAELEKAQAIAPDNIALRYHIAKRYLANGLIDNAKAFAQAQLKKDEKDAHNWIIQGLVASIDKNIDLANESFKKALSIDSKSYTANLYQALIAANQQNWKLATQGFTNAIASNPIQLAPYGGLLKSLAATESPNDVVTRFEALTGKNGDKTNAALIATDYLIQQNKTAEAQNKFETINLAELKEQRSQASAVAEEIYINLIKLHVRDAANANDQKAAVAYLEQAQAQYPNNTKLLSLAAAYYLQYDKLAEAAALASKLRQLNENVYSTLISADILIKQNDYAQAISSLKSEWKREPNQDIALAIQKAALASNTDLDEDFLQSWEVAFPNQVQPHFYRANKAQQSGDIVLALKHYEKIIEINPSNVGALNNAAWFYFESDKLKRADELATKAVALAPNSAAVLDTAGWIKYNLNQAEAVELLKKAAELAPDNQEITTHYNTAKLHFNQ, encoded by the coding sequence ATGAAACAGCTTTCACGTTTTTTAACATCCTTACCCCTGATAATAACGATCACATTGGGCATGAGTGGCTGCGACACTAACGAAACGAATAGCCAGTCGAATGCTCGCCACCTAATCTCCGCTCAAAGCTACCACAACCAACACCAATATCGCGCCGCCCTACTAGAAACGCGCAACGCCCTTAAAGTGTCGCCAAGTGATGACGCTGCGGAACTCTACGCGCAAATTTTCTTAGATATAGGGCAACCCAAAACGGCTGCAGAATTTATAGAAAGCTACGGTGCAAGAAGCTTTGAGCTTTCTGCACTACTCGTACGTGCCTATCTTGATTTAGGCAAGTATATTTCAGCTGAAAAAACACTGAAAAACTTCAATTCCGAAGAACTTCCTAACAACGAAGGAAAAGTTTTACTGGCCGAAGCCCTCGCCGGGCAAAACAATTACAAACAAGCCAATGAGCTACTAAGTACCGTATTAAGCACCGACCCAACGCATTTAAATGCGCTATTACTTACCTTGCAAATTGCATCCATTCAGCAAAACCCTGTTGCTGCACAGCAGGCGATTATCGAGCTTAAAAAGCATCACAGTGAATCCCCCAAAGCGCTTGTAGTGCTAGCCAGAACCGCTACAGCACGTAAAGACTATAACGAAGCCGAACAATTACTTATGCAATCGCTTCGCTTCGTACCCGATTCAGACATAATGACACCCGCCCGTGCTTCTACCTTATTGCTGCTTATTGAAACCCTAACCAATCAAGGTCGGTACGCGGACGCTGCCCCCTACAGCAACGCGCTAGCCAATGCGAACCCCAACTGGCAAGAAACCCAAGACAGAATGGCAAATGCTATTGCCAACCTGCAATCGGGCGACTTAGAGGCCGCAGAAAAAATTCTAATGCAGATACAGCAGGATAACCCCAACCAAGGCAGATCAGCCGCGTTACTTGGCATAATAAACCTGCAAAAAGGTGACTCTGAAAAAGCTAGTGAATACTTTGCTGACAATATCGACCCCGAAACGGCTGCCCCGATATTTACAGGTGCGGCGGCACTTGCTCAGCTTCAGCAAAACCAAATTGACTCAGCCCTGCAAATGCTTGAAACAGCTTTAGAGGCCAACCCAGACAACAAACGCTTACTTGTACTGTATGGCTTAGCTGCCACACGCACCCAAGACCTGTACCAAAAAGGGATAGAAGCACTGCAACAGGCCGCGAGCCAAGGTGAGCCAGATTATAGAATGCACACCACTTTAGCTGACGGTTACTTTAATGGTAAAGAAATAGCCAAAGCCACAGCCGAGCTCGAAAAGGCACAAGCTATTGCGCCAGATAACATTGCATTGCGCTACCACATCGCCAAGCGCTACTTAGCTAATGGCCTAATAGATAACGCCAAAGCATTCGCTCAAGCGCAATTAAAGAAAGATGAAAAAGATGCTCACAACTGGATTATTCAGGGGCTGGTGGCATCAATAGATAAAAATATTGATCTTGCTAATGAATCGTTTAAAAAAGCGCTAAGCATTGATAGCAAATCGTACACCGCCAATTTATATCAAGCACTTATTGCAGCGAATCAACAGAACTGGAAGCTAGCAACGCAAGGGTTTACCAATGCAATAGCAAGTAATCCAATACAGCTAGCCCCTTATGGTGGCCTACTTAAAAGCTTAGCTGCCACAGAATCACCTAACGATGTGGTTACCCGCTTTGAGGCATTAACTGGTAAAAACGGCGATAAAACTAACGCTGCATTAATTGCTACCGATTACTTAATCCAGCAAAACAAAACAGCTGAGGCGCAGAATAAATTCGAAACTATTAACCTTGCCGAGCTAAAAGAGCAGCGCTCGCAGGCGAGTGCCGTAGCAGAAGAAATTTATATTAATTTAATTAAGCTGCATGTACGCGATGCCGCAAACGCCAACGATCAAAAAGCGGCTGTTGCTTATTTGGAACAGGCTCAAGCTCAGTATCCAAACAACACCAAGTTACTAAGCCTAGCAGCGGCCTACTACCTTCAATACGACAAACTTGCCGAAGCCGCAGCCTTAGCAAGTAAACTTCGCCAACTGAACGAAAATGTATATTCCACTTTGATTAGCGCAGATATCTTAATCAAACAAAACGATTACGCCCAAGCAATAAGCTCACTGAAAAGTGAGTGGAAACGAGAGCCAAACCAAGATATTGCACTGGCTATTCAAAAAGCGGCACTCGCTTCTAACACCGACCTCGATGAAGACTTTTTACAATCTTGGGAGGTCGCCTTCCCGAATCAGGTTCAGCCGCATTTTTATCGTGCCAATAAAGCGCAACAAAGTGGTGATATTGTATTAGCACTGAAACACTACGAAAAAATTATTGAAATAAACCCCAGTAATGTGGGCGCTCTAAACAATGCCGCGTGGTTTTACTTCGAAAGCGATAAACTAAAGCGTGCAGATGAACTGGCCACCAAAGCCGTTGCGCTGGCACCTAACAGCGCGGCTGTACTCGATACCGCAGGCTGGATTAAATACAATTTAAACCAAGCCGAAGCAGTAGAGCTTCTTAAAAAAGCAGCCGAGCTGGCGCCCGACAACCAAGAAATAACCACACATTACAACACCGCCAAGCTGCATTTTAATCAATAG
- a CDS encoding helix-turn-helix domain-containing protein translates to MLNFYKQITAYFFVKLLLSFAVIFLAYHFMEVSIPLLPKEKSPYAWSLRAFSDQLLGGKSTVTFLGDSRSIYYRYQVNTAVKFPFAGARLTFEKLEDLSRYTAVSFTSQCDKYNVMTFHIHSFDAHITKDDDFYSYRFAEKDFTCEATKNQHIIDLKYLNVPVWWLKQNNIPVSDTHYRLDKTRALSFDNDHRGPLGIPLHTHIENLTLHYQDWRYIWLAIGLLTVTWLIFLIYWLKRYSRCLVSTVKMNIAENKPFIAYQQLSLEPHRDREKTELLRFMGLEFTNPEMSLEYTVKNLGLNRTKINNLLKEELGLTFTAYLNKLRLAEASKLISNRENRNISEIAFSVGFNNISYFNRLFKNEFGCTPKKFESISKDR, encoded by the coding sequence ATGTTGAATTTTTACAAACAAATCACGGCTTATTTTTTCGTAAAATTACTGCTAAGTTTTGCTGTTATTTTTCTTGCCTATCATTTTATGGAGGTAAGCATACCGCTGCTACCAAAAGAAAAAAGTCCCTATGCATGGTCGCTTAGGGCTTTTTCAGATCAACTGCTTGGCGGAAAATCCACAGTGACGTTTCTGGGCGACAGTCGCTCTATTTACTATCGCTATCAAGTAAATACTGCCGTAAAATTCCCTTTCGCAGGCGCTCGCCTTACCTTCGAAAAACTAGAAGACCTTAGTCGCTACACGGCTGTTTCTTTTACCTCTCAGTGTGATAAATACAATGTTATGACATTTCACATACACAGCTTTGATGCCCATATTACGAAAGACGATGACTTCTATAGCTACCGCTTTGCCGAAAAAGATTTTACTTGTGAAGCAACTAAAAATCAGCACATCATTGATTTAAAGTATTTAAATGTACCAGTCTGGTGGTTAAAACAAAATAATATACCAGTATCCGATACACATTATAGGTTGGACAAAACACGAGCTCTATCGTTCGATAACGACCATCGAGGGCCACTAGGAATTCCCTTGCACACACATATCGAAAATTTAACATTGCACTATCAGGATTGGCGATACATTTGGTTAGCTATTGGGTTATTAACTGTAACTTGGCTAATTTTTTTAATTTATTGGTTAAAGCGTTATAGTCGGTGTTTGGTATCGACAGTGAAAATGAATATCGCGGAAAATAAACCGTTCATCGCCTATCAACAACTATCACTGGAACCCCACCGAGATAGAGAAAAAACAGAGTTGTTACGATTCATGGGTTTAGAATTTACCAACCCGGAAATGAGCCTGGAATATACGGTTAAAAACCTCGGTCTTAATCGAACAAAAATAAATAATTTATTAAAAGAAGAGTTGGGACTTACGTTTACAGCTTATCTGAATAAATTGCGCTTGGCAGAGGCATCAAAACTAATTTCCAATCGGGAAAACAGAAATATATCCGAAATCGCATTTTCTGTAGGCTTTAATAACATTTCCTATTTCAATAGGCTATTTAAAAATGAGTTTGGCTGTACCCCTAAAAAATTCGAATCGATATCAAAAGATAGATAA
- a CDS encoding endo-1,4-beta-xylanase — MKKLIKPTLSWVAGVALSLGIAQGAGAQNVQFVGNITTNGSVRNDFMDYWDQITPENEGKWGSVERSRDNYSWSGQDAAYNFARANGIPFKAHTLVWGSQYPSWINNLSNAEKAAEIEEWIRDYCNRYPATDIIDVVNEATPGHAPANYARDAFGDNWIIKSFQLARQYCPNATLVLNDYNVLIWNTNDFIAMAQPVINAGVVDALGLQAHGLESLSASQLKSTLDRIANLGLPIYISEYDVRSTNDQEQLRIMRDQFPVFYNHPSVRGITLWGYMVGATWREGTGLIRADGSHRPAMTWLMNYLENNRGGSTSSSSSSSSSSSSSSSSSSGSSSGGPSSLTVELESLSDSSNFSPFSVQSDSSAAGGQYVVWPNNGNQIVSSPSDSASGQIQVHFTLSQSADVQFQIRADLANGNDDSFYYKLDSGSWNTQNNASTSGWGTLTPATFSNVSTGSHTLHILRREDGAKLDKVTLNASVGQVSASTGSSSSSSSSSSSSSSSSSSSSSGAAVASCDGVNEYPSWTAKDWSGGDYNHANSGDYMSYQGVLYRANWYTATVPGSDSSWTRVGDCNFV, encoded by the coding sequence ATGAAGAAGTTAATTAAGCCTACGCTATCGTGGGTTGCAGGAGTTGCTTTGTCGCTGGGTATTGCCCAGGGAGCTGGTGCTCAAAATGTGCAGTTTGTTGGTAATATCACTACCAATGGTAGTGTGCGCAACGACTTCATGGACTACTGGGATCAGATTACCCCAGAGAATGAAGGCAAGTGGGGCTCGGTGGAGCGCAGTCGCGACAACTATTCATGGAGCGGCCAAGATGCCGCCTACAATTTTGCCCGTGCCAACGGCATCCCATTTAAAGCACATACTTTAGTATGGGGCAGTCAATATCCCAGCTGGATAAACAATTTAAGTAACGCGGAAAAAGCCGCTGAGATTGAAGAGTGGATTCGCGATTACTGTAACCGTTACCCAGCCACCGATATTATCGATGTTGTCAATGAAGCAACGCCGGGCCACGCGCCAGCAAATTATGCTCGCGATGCATTTGGCGACAACTGGATAATCAAGTCCTTCCAGCTGGCACGTCAGTACTGCCCCAATGCCACGTTAGTGTTGAACGACTACAACGTACTTATTTGGAACACCAATGATTTTATAGCGATGGCCCAGCCGGTAATTAACGCCGGAGTAGTAGATGCTTTGGGTTTGCAGGCCCACGGTCTGGAGAGCCTTTCTGCGTCGCAATTAAAATCGACTCTGGATCGTATCGCCAATTTGGGTTTGCCAATTTATATCTCTGAATACGATGTTCGCAGCACCAATGATCAGGAGCAGCTGCGTATTATGCGTGATCAATTCCCTGTATTTTACAACCACCCAAGTGTACGTGGCATAACTTTGTGGGGTTATATGGTGGGGGCCACCTGGCGAGAAGGCACAGGTTTGATTCGTGCTGATGGCTCCCATCGTCCAGCGATGACCTGGTTGATGAACTATCTGGAGAACAATCGTGGCGGCTCAACCTCTTCAAGTAGTTCATCCTCCTCTAGCAGTTCGTCTTCCAGTAGTTCTTCTTCGGGAAGTTCCTCTGGTGGCCCAAGTAGTTTGACGGTAGAGCTAGAATCTTTGTCGGATAGCAGTAACTTTTCGCCATTCTCGGTACAGAGTGACAGCAGCGCAGCGGGCGGCCAGTACGTGGTATGGCCTAACAACGGCAATCAGATTGTAAGCTCACCCTCCGATAGCGCCAGCGGGCAAATTCAGGTGCACTTTACCCTGTCGCAATCGGCGGATGTGCAATTTCAGATTCGTGCAGACCTAGCTAACGGCAATGACGACTCTTTTTATTACAAGCTGGACTCAGGCTCTTGGAATACTCAGAACAACGCTTCCACGTCTGGTTGGGGCACCTTAACCCCAGCAACTTTCTCTAATGTATCCACAGGATCCCATACCTTACACATTCTCCGCAGAGAAGATGGGGCGAAACTCGATAAGGTAACTCTGAATGCTTCAGTTGGTCAGGTTTCCGCTAGTACAGGCAGTAGCTCCAGCTCTTCCAGCAGCTCCAGTTCATCCAGCAGTTCTAGTTCTTCAAGCAGCAGCGGCGCGGCAGTCGCAAGTTGTGACGGTGTTAATGAATACCCCAGCTGGACAGCAAAAGATTGGTCTGGGGGTGACTATAACCACGCCAATAGCGGTGACTACATGAGCTATCAGGGTGTTCTATATCGAGCAAACTGGTACACCGCAACTGTTCCTGGAAGTGATTCTTCCTGGACTCGAGTTGGCGATTGCAATTTTGTGTAA